In one window of Sphingomonas glaciei DNA:
- the rpsT gene encoding 30S ribosomal protein S20, protein MANTPQAKKRIRRNARRTEINGARVSRIRTFIKAVESALLAGDKGAASEALKQAQPELARGVARGVLHKNTASRKFSRLTKRVSSLG, encoded by the coding sequence ATGGCGAACACGCCGCAAGCCAAGAAGCGCATCCGCCGCAACGCCCGCCGCACCGAAATCAACGGCGCGCGCGTCAGCCGTATCCGGACCTTCATCAAGGCCGTCGAATCGGCGCTGCTGGCGGGCGACAAGGGCGCGGCGTCCGAAGCGCTCAAGCAGGCCCAGCCCGAGCTCGCCCGCGGAGTCGCGCGCGGCGTGCTTCACAAGAACACCGCGTCGCGCAAGTTTTCGCGCTTGACCAAGCGGGTTTCGTCGCTGGGCTG